A stretch of the Leopardus geoffroyi isolate Oge1 chromosome B2, O.geoffroyi_Oge1_pat1.0, whole genome shotgun sequence genome encodes the following:
- the PLN gene encoding cardiac phospholamban: protein MEKVQYLTRSAIRRASTIEMPQQARQNLQNLFINFCLILICLLLICIIVMLL, encoded by the coding sequence ATGGAGAAAGTCCAATACCTCACTCGCTCTGCTATAAGAAGAGCTTCAACCATTGAAATGCCTCAACAAGCACGTCAAAATCTCCAGAACCTATTTATAAATTTCTGTCTCATTTTAATATGTCTCTTGTTGATCTGCATCATTGTGATGCTTCTCTGA